The genomic segment CACCACCCGGTGCGCGCGGTCCCGACCGGCCTGCCGTACCGCCAGCTCCGTCCAGGCGGCCCGGAGCAGCGCGGCAACCGGCTCGGTCACGACCGGTTCCGGCACCGGGTTCGCCCCGTCCAGCAGTACCAGCCCGGCCACCGCGCCGGGATGTTCGGCGGCGTGGCGCACGGCCAGGTCCGCACCCATCGAGTACCCGACGAGCACCGGCGCGGTCGCCATCGGTCCGGCCGCGGCCAGTACGGCGGCCAGGTCGCGACCGAACGCGGCGACGGAGTAGTCGGCGGCGGCCGACGAGCGGCCGTGACCGCGCAGGTCGAAGGTGACCAGGTCGACGTGCCGGCGCAGGGCGCCCGCCAGCTCGGCGAGATCTGCCTGCGTGGCGTTCAGTCCCGGGCACAGGACCAGCGGGCGGCCAGCGCCGCCCCGGGCGGCGGCGATGGTGACGCCGTCGTGGTCGACGGTGAAGGGGCGCGGTGCCTGCGCTCCGGCGAGGTGGCTGTCCATGCCGCCATCCTGCGGGGTTGACCCTGCGTCAGGGTCAACCCCGCCGGATGCGAGGTGGGTGACCGGCGGCGCCGGCGATCAGTGGAAGAAGTGGCGGGTACCGGTGAAGTAGAGGGTGACGCCGGCGGCCTTCGCGGCGGCGATCGCCTCCGGGTCGCGCTTCGACCCGCCCGGCTCGACGACGGCGCGCACGCCCGCCTCGGCCAGCACCTCCAGACCGTCCGGGAACGGGAAGTAGGCGTCCGAGGCGCCCACCGACGCGGCGGCCCGCTCGGCGCCGGCCCGCTGCACCGCCAGCCGGGCGGCGTCGACCCGGTTGACCTGGCCCATCCCGACGCCGGTGGTGGCGCGGTCGGCCGCCAGCAGGATCGCGTTCGACTTGACCGCGCGGATCGCCCGCCAGGCGAACACCAGGTCGGCCAGGGTCGCCTCGTCGGCCGGCTCGCCGGCGGCCAGTGTCCAGTTCGCCGGGTCGTCGCCGGGCGCGTCGACCTTGTCCACGGTCTGCATCAGCACGCCACCGGAGATGCCGTGGAACTCCACCGGGTCCGGCGCCGCCTCGGCCGGCACCCGCAGCAGCCGGACGTTCTTCCAGCGGTTGCTGAGCACCTCGACCGCGGCCGGCTCGAAGTCCGGCGCCGCCACCACCTCGGCGAAGCTCGCCTCGGCGATGTGCCGGGCCATCGGCTCGGTGACCGCGGTGTTCGCCGCGATGACCCCGCCGTACGCCGACAGCGGGTCACAGGCCTGCGCCTTCGCGTACGCGTCGGCCACGTCGGCGCCGACCGCGATGCCGCACGGGTTGGCGTGCTTGATGATCGCCACGCACGGCTCGGTGAAGTCGTGCGCCGCCCGCCACGCCGCATCCGTGTCGGTGTAGTTGTTGTACGACATCTCCTTGCCGTGCAGCTGCTCGGCGTGTGCCAGGCCCGGCCGCCAGTGCGTGTACAGCGCCGCCTGCTGGTGCGGGTTCTCCCCGTACCGCAGGGTGGTGGCGAGGTCCCAGGTGGCGCCGGTCCAGCCGGGGAAGCCGTCCTCGGTCTGGCCGCCCAGCCAGGACGCGACCGCCACGTCGTACGACGCGGTGTGCCGGAACGCGCCCAGCGCGTACCGCTGGCGCTGCTCGGGCGTGGTGCCACCGGCCGCGATCGCCTCGATCAGCTCCGGGTACAGCTCCGGCGAGACGACCACCGCGACGTTCGCGTGGTTCTTCGCCGAGCTGCGCACCATCGCCGGCCCGCCGATGTCGATCTGTTCGATGCACTCGTCGAACGACGCGCCCGAGGCCACCGTCTGCCGGAACGGGTACAGGTTGCTCACCAGCAGGTCGAACGGCTCGACGCCGAGCTCGGCCAGCTGCTTGACGTGCTCGTCGCGCCGGACGTCGGCGAGCAGGCCGGCGTGCACCTTCGGGTGCAGCGTCTTGACCCGCCCGTCCAGGCACTCCGGGAACCCGGTGAGCTGCTCGATCGGCGTCACCGGCACGCCGTACGAGGAGATCGTGCGGGCGCTGTTGCCGGTCGACACGATCTCCACGCCGGCATCGGCCAGCGCCCGGGCCAGCGTCTCCAGGCCGGTCTTGTCGTACACGCTGATCAGCGCGCGGCGGATCGGCTTCCTCGCGATGTCGCTCACGGAACGGTGACCTTTCTTCCGGTGACCGTCCAGCCCTCCCGGACCATCCGGCCGACGTACTCCACCAGCTGCGGCCGTTCGGCCTGCTTGATGCGCTCGGACAGGCTTTCCTCGGTGTCGTCGTCGAGCACCGGGACCGCCACCTGGGCGATGATCGCGCCGGTGTCGACACCCTCGTCCACCAGGAACAACGTGGCACCGGCGAGTTTGACACCGTACGCGAGGGCGTCTCGCGGACCGTGGATGCCGGGGAACGCCGGCAGCAGCGCGTTGTGCGTGTTGAGGTAGCGGCCACCGAACTCGGCCAGGAACGCCGGCCCGACGAGCTTCAGGAAACCGGCCGAGACCACCAGGTCCGGCTGGTACTTGGCGACCTGCTCGGTCAGCGCGACGTCCCAGGCGGCCCGATCGGGAAAGTCACCGACCCGCGCCACGAACGTGTCGGCACCGGCGCGCGCACCGCGGGCCAGCCCCTCGACGCCCGGCCGGTCGGCGCCGACCGCCACCACGGTCGCGCCGTACGCCGGGTCGGCGCAGGCGTCGAGCAACGCCTGCAGGTTGGACCCCGCCCCGGACACCAGGACGACGAGGCGAGCTGCCACGCGCTACTCCTCCGGCGGTTTCGGCCGTGCCGTCGCGACGGCCGGATCGACCCGGACCGCGCCCCAGCGGTCCGTGCACGTCGGCGCGGCTGACCGCCCTCAGCAGCGGCGACGCCCACACGATAGCCGGTACGACCGGGCGCCCCACGCGCGGCCGGCGCCCGGCAGGAGCCAGCTCACCCGCATGGTGCGGCCCGCCACCCGGGCGTCGGCGGTGCCCGGGAAGCCCGACCCGAGCCCCCGCCCCGCCCGGCCACCCCGGACCGGCGCAATTCGCCCGTCCAGCCGCATCGCGCACGTCCGGCCGGTAAGACTGGGGGGTCGGAGACAACGCGCACGGTCGCCGCCGGGAGGCAGCGACCGGACGAGGGGGGACCAGCACCGTGACATACCCACCGCCACCACCGCGCGGGCCGGGCGAGCCGGAGGATCCGGACCACGGCGGCCGGCCCCGCCCCGAACCCGGCTACGGTGGCCCGTCCGACCGGCCGCCCGGCCCACCGTCCGGCCCGCCAAGCGGCTACCCGGGACAGCCTTCGGGGCCGCCCTACGGCCAGCCCTCGGGCCCGCCCGGCCAGCCCTCGGGCCCGCCCTACGGCCAGCCGTCCGGGCCACCCGGACCGCCGCCGGGCCAGCCCGGTGGCTACCCGGGCCAACCCGGCGGGTACCCGGGTCAGCCCGGCGAGTACGGCCAGCCGTCCGGGCCACCGCCCGGCGAGTACGGGCAGCCGTCCGGCCCGCCGTACGGGCAACCGCCCGGCACGCCGTACGGCCAGCCCGGCGAGTACGGCCAGCAGCCCGGGTACGGCGCGCCCGGCGGCCCCGGCGTACCGCCGCCGCCCCCGCCGTACCAGGCCGGCGGGACGCCGGACAGCAGCGGCAACGTGCTCAACCTGCTGTCGATGATCGCCGGCATCGTGTCGATCGTGATCTGCTGCTTCTACGCCGGCGTGTGGGCCGGCGTCCCGGCGATCGTGCTCGGCATCCTCGGCCGGAAGAAGGCCGACGCCGGTCAGGCCACCAACAAGACGATGGGCACGGTGGGCCTGATCCTGGGGATCATCGGCGCCGTGATCTTCATCGTCCAGATCATCCTGGTCATCACCGGCGTCAGCGCCAACTGGGTGCGCAACGTCCAGAACCAGGGGTGACCGCGTCCGCCGGGTGGGTGGCCGGGCCGCCCACCCGGTGCGCGGCTCGTCCGCCGTCGCCGCGGCCGGTGTCGGCCTCGACGGGATCCGGTCGGGTCGCGAACCAGGCGTGTCACATTCCTCCCGCCGCACCGGTCAACCAGCTGTCCCGAACCGAGCGGCCTGGCGAGGAAGAGGAACCCCCGATGACCACGATCGAGCGACGCGAGACCCGGCCCGCCACAAGGGCGCGGTTGCGCATGATCGCGTACTGGTCCAGCACCCTGATCCTGGTGTTCGTCCTGAGCACCGGCGCCTACGGCGAGATGACCCGGCAGTACGGCACCCTCGAGACGCACACCATCCTGGGGTATCCCACGTACTTCCTGTCCATCATCGCGACGTGGAAACTGCTCGGCAGCGCGGCGATCCTGGTGCCGAGATTCGGGCGGCTCAAGGAGTGGGCGTACGCCGGAATGTTCTTCAACATGTCCGGGGCCTTCATCTCGCACCTGGTCCGGCACGACTACGGTGCCGGCGGCTATCACCTCGTCGTCACCGCGGCCATCACGTTGCTGGTGGTCGCCTCCTGGGCGCTGCGTCCCGCGAACCGGATGCCCGCAGCGAGCCCGGCGCATCCTGAACCGGCCGCCCGGCCCCGATAGGCGCAGGGCGCGATCGAGCCCCGGTGCGTCGGCTCGGACGACCGCGCGGCGAACGGCCGCTAAGCTTTCGCCCATCCAGCGATGGTTTGCGAGGAGCCGATGACGCAGCCCGGCCAGCCCGACCCGCCGCGGGGCCCCACGCCGCCGCACGCCGGCTCCCCCGCACCGGGGGGTCGCCCGGTGCCGCCGCAGGCCCGGCCGGAGCCGGTGCTGGAAGGCGAGGTGTTGCCGCCGCTGCCGAACCCACCGCCACACCAGCCGTACGCCGCACCGCAGCCCGCACCCGCCCCGCAGCCACCGCCGGCACCACGACCGGCGCCGGCACCGCAGCCCGGTACCCCGCCGCCCGCCGGGCGGTGCCGTTCAGCGCCAACCTGGGGACCGCGGTGGCGATGTTTCTGCTGTTCCCGCCGTTCGCGCTGCCGGCGACCATCGACGCCCGGCGGGCCCGGATCGCGTACCGGGCGGGTCAGGTCGGCCTCGCCCAGGACAACGCGAACGAGTCACGTCGCTGGACCCGCGCCGGTTTCGTCGCCGGGCCGATCTGCTGGGTGCTGGCGGCCTGCTGCGGGCTCGGCGGCTGGATCCTGCACGGGGTCGGCCTGCTCCTCTGACCCGGCCGCGCTCGCCGTGCCACCGCGGGCGGGTGCGACCGCGCCCGAGCCGCCGGCCGCACCGCCCGCACCCGAGCCGCCGGCCTCGCCGGCCTCGCCGGCCTCGCCGGCCGCGCCCGCCGCCACCGAGCCGTCGCCGAGACCGCTCGTCCCGGCCGCTGGGCCGTCGGTCTCGGCCGTGGCAGTGGCCGTGGCCGTGGGCCCCAGGTTCGTCGAGCCGGTCGGTGCCGGTCGCGGACGGACCCGGGCGATGGTGCGGGCGGTGAGCCCGGCGGCCATCGCGGCGAGCCCGATCAGGCCGGCCACCGCCAGCCCGAGCTGCCACCAGGACGGTCCGATCGTGGCGAGCCGGCCGCCGCCGAGGCTGCCGGCCGACAGCGCGCCCGCCACCGCGAACAGCGCACCCGCCACCGCGCCGGACAGCGCGGTCGCGAGCAGCAGCGGGGTCAGCCCGGGCCCGGTGTCGCGGCGGGCGGCGAGCCAGCCGGTCGCCACCCCGACCAGCAGCGGCAACCCGAGCAGCAGCGCACCAGTGGCCGGCGCCGCGCTCGTCGGCAGCGCCGCGAGCAGCGGTATCGCCGGCACCGGCCCGAGATGCACG from the Actinocatenispora thailandica genome contains:
- a CDS encoding alpha/beta fold hydrolase: MDSHLAGAQAPRPFTVDHDGVTIAAARGGAGRPLVLCPGLNATQADLAELAGALRRHVDLVTFDLRGHGRSSAAADYSVAAFGRDLAAVLAAAGPMATAPVLVGYSMGADLAVRHAAEHPGAVAGLVLLDGANPVPEPVVTEPVAALLRAAWTELAVRQAGRDRAHRVVLTAEEILDLNVEIDGVRATILDRYRRIDVPVSMIMSTAMAGDAADDHVARLNENWRAGVGRLVRERPGVDLHWVEADHGLVFSHPAEIVRIMLGTPAVGSTG
- the purH gene encoding bifunctional phosphoribosylaminoimidazolecarboxamide formyltransferase/IMP cyclohydrolase; the protein is MSDIARKPIRRALISVYDKTGLETLARALADAGVEIVSTGNSARTISSYGVPVTPIEQLTGFPECLDGRVKTLHPKVHAGLLADVRRDEHVKQLAELGVEPFDLLVSNLYPFRQTVASGASFDECIEQIDIGGPAMVRSSAKNHANVAVVVSPELYPELIEAIAAGGTTPEQRQRYALGAFRHTASYDVAVASWLGGQTEDGFPGWTGATWDLATTLRYGENPHQQAALYTHWRPGLAHAEQLHGKEMSYNNYTDTDAAWRAAHDFTEPCVAIIKHANPCGIAVGADVADAYAKAQACDPLSAYGGVIAANTAVTEPMARHIAEASFAEVVAAPDFEPAAVEVLSNRWKNVRLLRVPAEAAPDPVEFHGISGGVLMQTVDKVDAPGDDPANWTLAAGEPADEATLADLVFAWRAIRAVKSNAILLAADRATTGVGMGQVNRVDAARLAVQRAGAERAAASVGASDAYFPFPDGLEVLAEAGVRAVVEPGGSKRDPEAIAAAKAAGVTLYFTGTRHFFH
- the purN gene encoding phosphoribosylglycinamide formyltransferase, encoding MAARLVVLVSGAGSNLQALLDACADPAYGATVVAVGADRPGVEGLARGARAGADTFVARVGDFPDRAAWDVALTEQVAKYQPDLVVSAGFLKLVGPAFLAEFGGRYLNTHNALLPAFPGIHGPRDALAYGVKLAGATLFLVDEGVDTGAIIAQVAVPVLDDDTEESLSERIKQAERPQLVEYVGRMVREGWTVTGRKVTVP
- a CDS encoding DoxX family protein, with translation MTTIERRETRPATRARLRMIAYWSSTLILVFVLSTGAYGEMTRQYGTLETHTILGYPTYFLSIIATWKLLGSAAILVPRFGRLKEWAYAGMFFNMSGAFISHLVRHDYGAGGYHLVVTAAITLLVVASWALRPANRMPAASPAHPEPAARPR